The sequence CTTGCAATATTCAGGTGAATATTTTTAATCTTTGATTTTTTATTAGCCTTAAATTCTAAAGCGGTTTCACCTAAAAAATCATCTTTGCTTAATTCAGGTTTTACAGAATACATCACACTTTTCGTTTTTGTATTCACTCCCCAGTTTTTATCAACCAGTTTTTTAGGTGCAATTTTTACTTCCTGAATATTTTTGAATTTTTCTTTTAGATAAATTTTCCTGTCATTTTGTTTTACGAAATCCTGTACGGTTTCTGTATAGCTTTCGTACCCTGCAACATCGATTCTGACTTTAGCAGCAGGATTTACCTTAGAAAGATCAATAGAAAACTTTCCATTCTCATCACTGATGATTCCCACATTTTCTTTTTCAACACCTACCTTCACATAAGCAATGGGTGTATTTTCTTCTTTGGACAAAACAGTTCCGGAAATTACCTGAGCTTGGAGCAAAAATGCAGTAAATAACAGAATTAAAGTATTGAGTTTCTTCATAATAAAAGTTTGATGCAAAAATCAATATTTGAATATGAAAACGTTCTTAATTTCTTATTAAATTTAAAGACGCTTTAGTTAAATAAATTTTAAAAAATCACAACAAAGTGAGCTAATTTATTAAAATCACTTAAACGGCTTTCTTTGAATCCATTCAACTGCCAGATTGAGTGATTTAAAAATCTTTTCCATGAATTGATTGATCAGAAGATTATTATGTTTAATTAACCCGAAAATTTCAGTTGGTTCTGCACCAATTGTTGATTTTATCTCTAAAGCCGTTCTTCCGAAAATTATTCGGTTGAATTTTTCTTTGATTCCAAATTCTACCATATCTAAAAGCATATTCAGGTAGATTTGTTTTTCTTTTTGCAACTCTTTGTCGTAACCGAGAAAGTACGTGTCAATATCTTTATTGTTCAGGATTAAAGTATAGAAACCAATCAGTTTTTCATTTAAATAATACCCAAAAACTTTAAAATTTTCTTTCAGAGATTCTTTCATGCTTTCAAAATGATTTTCGGTGAGAAAAAACGTATTGAAAGGAGCATTTTCAGCAACATTTTGATACAGAAGATTCATTTCTTTCTGATGAATTTTTATGTTCTGAAGATTCATTTCAGATTTTTCAATTCCAGTGATTTTTTTCTTTGCAGATTTGGCTCTGGTTCTGTATTTTGTGGAAAATGCATTCAGATAATCTTCAAAAGTCAGCCAGTTTTCTTTTAACCTTAAAATCATATTCGGCTGCACCGAAAATTTATAAAATGACTGATGATTTTTGCCTTGAAAATATTTAATGAAACTTTCCTGATAATCTTTGTAAATAATCAGCGAGGTTTTTCCCTCTTGTCTCTGCATTTCCTGAACTGCTTCATCCAAAAGCGGAATCACTTGATCGATAGTGATTTTCTCAGTATCAAAGTAAAAT comes from Chryseobacterium sp. 3008163 and encodes:
- a CDS encoding peptidogalycan biosysnthesis protein, which codes for MSYTFKKYKSSSEIPNNWNEVIGQHNVMLSKEYFVTLQTSCPENMRCFYVGFFTDNQLIGGALFQYLNFIEHKTFQKDEAFCNVKNFVAKQFSKNVMILGNNMLTGQNGFYFDTEKITIDQVIPLLDEAVQEMQRQEGKTSLIIYKDYQESFIKYFQGKNHQSFYKFSVQPNMILRLKENWLTFEDYLNAFSTKYRTRAKSAKKKITGIEKSEMNLQNIKIHQKEMNLLYQNVAENAPFNTFFLTENHFESMKESLKENFKVFGYYLNEKLIGFYTLILNNKDIDTYFLGYDKELQKEKQIYLNMLLDMVEFGIKEKFNRIIFGRTALEIKSTIGAEPTEIFGLIKHNNLLINQFMEKIFKSLNLAVEWIQRKPFK